From one Lolium rigidum isolate FL_2022 chromosome 4, APGP_CSIRO_Lrig_0.1, whole genome shotgun sequence genomic stretch:
- the LOC124647052 gene encoding 18.0 kDa class I heat shock protein-like: protein MDAAASYRSRRVLAEIDPHSDWVHGDEFDTLIVDVSGFSKNQLKVQVEPSGSLRISGERAVNGGRQWSHFLKRFDLPAGCDAGAIKVQLDKGMLYVRVPRPSDDDDSEECPEDTLPEEGRAGAYWSGGHTAAWRDDAHPGWRLAKNLRKHRYVVLNVVLAVVLLWLVAFGQSRPRGGQIKGE from the exons ATGGATGCAGCTGCATCGTATCGCTCTCGTCGTGTCCTGGCAGAAATCGACCCCCACAGCGATTGGGTTCATGGTGATGAGTTCGACACGCTCATCGTCGACGTCTCAG GATTCAGCAAGAACCAGCTGAAGGTGCAGGTGGAGCCGTCAGGGAGCCTGAGGATCAGCGGCGAGCGCGCGGTCAACGGCGGCCGGCAGTGGTCTCACTTCCTCAAGCGGTTCGACCTCCCGGCCGGCTGCGACGCCGGGGCGATCAAGGTTCAGCTCGACAAGGGGATGCTCTACGTGAGGGTGCCCCgtcccagcgacgatgatgacagcGAGGAGTGCCCCGAGGACACGCTGCCAGAAGAGGGACGTGCCGGCGCCTACTGGAGCGGCGGCCACACAGCAGCGTGGCGAGACGACGCGCACCCGGGGTGGAGGCTGGCCAAGAACCTGCGCAAGCACCGATATGTCGTGCTGAACGTGGTGCTCGCCGTCGTGCTGCTCTGGCTCGTGGCGTTCGGTCAGAGCAGACCGAGGGGTGGGCAGATCAAGGGCGAATGA